A single window of Zea mays cultivar B73 chromosome 10, Zm-B73-REFERENCE-NAM-5.0, whole genome shotgun sequence DNA harbors:
- the LOC606422 gene encoding adenosine 5'-phosphosulfate reductase 6 precursor has product MTHRLLPLLLLLPLLAPPAASARQGAGQDLGQFPGLEYGLPPFAAALRASCPVSTEGYSPPEEVVNGEELLRLLDGKEEHTAVLFYASWCPFSERIRPVFDDLSSMFPRVKHLAIEESNVTKAILSRYHVRALPSIIIARSSYIFWALGSKDLDSLVNLYTAATGQEPVAYIGTRKWRATQSTDYAKIWNSSISETVKQEPCLAFSILFVCLRIFIFFFPKFFALVQDFWTQYYEQINLGILAKLTQLLECVPHAVDVRKMWSKLRLMVGAKNGRIWASSLTSVSLGGQPSRRVAVGLMGSTI; this is encoded by the exons ATGACCCACCGCCTCCTTCCCCTGCTCCTGCTGCTCCCTTTGCTAGCGCCGCCTGCTGCGTCTGCACGCCAGGGCGCGGGGCAGGATTTGGGACAGTTCCCGGGGCTGGAGTACGGCCTGCCGCCGTTCGCCGCCGCTCTCCGGGCAAGCTGCCCCGTCTCGACGGAGGGGTACTCGCCCCCCGAGGAG GTTGTTAATGGGGAAGAACTTCTCAGGTTGTTGGATGGCAAGGAAGAGCACACAGCTGTCCTTTTCTATGCATCATGGTGCCCTTTCTCAGAAAGAATCAGACCAGTCTTTGATGATCTGAGCTCAATGTTTCCACGGGTTAAGCACTTGGCTATCGAAGAGTCCAATGTCACGAAAGC CATTTTGTCGAGATATCATGTCCGTGCACTACCTTCCATAATAATAGCTCGCAGCTCATACATATTCTGGGCGCTCGGTTCGAAAGATCTCGACTCTCTAGTCAACCTTTACACTGCTGCTACGG GTCAAGAACCAGTCGCATATATTGGTACTCGCAAGTGGAGGGCCACGCAAAGCACAGACTATGCTAAGATTTGGAACAGCTCGATTAGTGAAACAGTGAAGCAAGAACCCTGCCTAGCATTCAGTATCCTGTTTGTTTGCCTGAGGAtattcatcttcttcttcccaaagtTCTTTGCTCTCGTCCAAGACTTCTGGACCCAATACTATGAGCAAATCAACCTTGGAATCCTCGCCAAATTGACCCAGCTGCTTGAATGTGTGCCTCATGCTGTGGACGTGAGAAAGATGTGGAGCAAGTTGAGGCTCATGGTTGGAGCTAAGAACGGTAGGATATGGGCATCATCTCTAACTTCGGTGTCACTTGGTGGGCAGCCTTCCAGGCGAGTTGCTGTTGGACTGATGGGCTCGACCATCTAA